cattttattttattttttaatttttttaaacgtttattttagagagagagagacatggagtgtaagcaggggaggggcagagagagagagagggagacacagaatccaaagcaggctctaggctctgagctgtcagcacagagcctgacacgggactcgaactcacaaactgtgagatcatgacctgacctgaagtgtggtgctcaaccaactgagccacccaggtgccccccccaccccgccccattcattttatatacatatgctTTAGTTCTTCACAGGCTGTGCCAAGTGCTTCCACAGGGAACCAGAGACCTGTTGTTGCTGTTAGGTTATCAATGGGTATGTTTGACCAAACCTGCCGACTTTCACTTAGACAATCGAAGTAGCTTCATAAGTGGGTTTCTTGCACCATAATCCCCTCTCCAAACAACAGTGACCTTTGAAAAATGTAGACAATCTCTGGGCCTTTAGAATGAAGATACTCATGACCAGCCCCTCCCAAGAGTCGAGCTCACCTATTGGGCCTCTTGCTGtgttctagaatgttcttcctgTCTGAAGGTGTTTGCAGTAGCTTTTCACTCTGCCTGGCAACCTCTCCTTCTACATCTTGGACTGGTGGCTTCTCACAATTATGGCACTCACTCTCATCCAGAAGCCTCTGCAGATCCCTTCCCCACCTCAGAGGGCATTCTCAGTCTCTCTTGTgtcctcttgtgtttttttttttgtttgtttgtttgtttgtttgttttttgttttttgtgtgtgtatatcctTAAACTATTTACTTCTGCCTTGTTTCCTCTCGATCACCACATGGCCCCCCTCCAAAAGTTAGAGTCTCAAAGGCAGAACTTGTTTGTCTTGTTCAAGGCTTTATATAAGGACTTAGTATTCCTGAGGCTGAACCTCCTCCTGACCATTATTGTGTTGTGTTTTGCCTCACTTCTCTGTTTTTAGACCACAGaagaagatacagagagagaatgaaggctAAAATACTGACGATGTGGGACAACATCCCTTGGCCTGAAGACCATATATACCTGCGCAATGTGACTGAAAAGGAACATGAAGGACTGAAGAGCCTCCTGTATCCCAACAGGACTGGAGCCCAGCCACAGACGATTGTCTTAGAGGGTCTAGCAGGGGTCGGGAAGACCACCCTGGCAATGAAGGTTGTGCTGCATTGGGCAGAGGGCTTTCTCTTTCATCAGAgattctcctatgttttctttatcaGCTGCCATAAAGTTAGAGACATGAAGGATACCACATTAGCTGGCCTGCTTTCCTGGGACTGGCCTGACTCCCAGGCCCCCATTGAAGCCCTCATGAGTCGCCCCGAGAGCCTCCTGTTTGTCATCGATGGCTTTGAAGAAATGGACGTGCCCTCCACTTTGGACGAGAGTCCACCATGTAAAGACTGGTACCAGCAACTCCCAGTCAACAGAATCCTATTCTACTTGTTGAAGAAAGAGTTGGTTCCCCTGGCTACCTTACTGATCACGACCAAGGAGTATAGAACCAACGATCTTAAAAAGTTGTTACTGAATCCGTGGTTTGTACAAATCGTAGGGTTCACAGAAGGAGACCGGGAGGAATATTTCACCAGGTACTTTGGTGACCAAAACAAAGCTAAGAAAATCTTGCATTGGGTAAGAAAGAATGAATCTCTCTTTCACTTCTGCTCCGCCCCCATGGTGTGCTGGACCGTGTGTTCCTGCCTGAAGCGGCAAATGGCGAGAAATCCTCACTTCCAGCTAAGCACCCAGACCACCACCAGCCTGTACGTCTACTTTTTCTCCAGCTTGCTCGCCACAGCAGAGGTGAGTTTGTCAGACCAGAGCTGGCCAGATCAATGGAGAGCCCTGTGCTCTCTGGCTGCAGAGGGGATGTGGTTTTGGAAGTTCACATTTGCAAAGAAGGACCTCAAACACAGGCACCTGGAAGCACCTGTCATTGGTTCTCTCCTCAGGTTAAATATTCTTCGAAAGGTCAGTGACTGTGAAGATTGTGTTACTTTCACTCACCAGAGTTTCCAGGTGTTTTTGGGAGCCATGTTCTACGTGCTCAGGGGGATGAGAGGATCCATTGGTGGTCCTCCAAAGCACCAGGAGATGAAGGCGCTTCTGAACGATGCTTTGGCTGACACAAACTTCTACTGGAACCAGAtggctctgtttttctttggccttttaaaaagaaacctcgCAGAAGAACTGGAAGATACTTTGCATTGTAAAATGAGTCATAGGACAACGGATGAATTACTAGAATGGGCAGATGAATTAGAAAGCTATGACCTCGTCTCCAGCTGTTTTGAATTCCTACACTTCTTTGAGTGCTTATACGAGACTCAGGAGGAAAACTTTGTAAGGCAGATTTTGAGTCATCTCCTTGAAGCTGACGTCGATATCTTTGGGAGTCTACAACTCCAAGTGTCTTCGTTTTGCCTAAAACACTGTCAAAGGCTAAGTAAGCTAAGGCTTTCTGTCAGCAGTGCTATCCCTCAGACGGAACTGACTTTCAACTTGGAAACTCTGGAGTGAGTAATGCAAGACTGTTTCCCCTCCCAGATTTCTTCTTTCCAGGCTCTGTCCAAGTTCTTCCATGAAAAACTGGGGATGTGGTGTTGTGTTGTCAGTGGTTATGGTTGACCAAACATACCTTCTGGTGTCAAGGTTAGTCTGTGCTTCCCTACAGCAcagcttctttttgtctttcctcaGTGGTTTTTAATTGTAGATCAGAATTAACCGGGATGTTAAACACGAATACACGggcacatgtacacatacaaatacaaatacactaAGGTTGGAACAACTACTCTAACCAACGCTGTAATAATTCTGGGCTCCGCGTGTAGAACTTTATATCCTTCAGGTGCTATAAcgtgttctttgtttttacttgCTTCATCTAAGATAAAAAGTTTAATTCATGACTTGAATGCTCTTTTACTCTTATAAACATTGAGAGCCTACTGCAGTAAGAAAAGAGTAAAGAGTTAGAATTCCAATTATTCTAAGTTCTAAATATCacatgaacctttttttttttttagatttttttttaaagtttatttttgagagagcggaAGAGACCatccatcccaagcaggctctgtgctgtcagtgcaaagccccacatggggctctcactcacaaactgggagatcatggcctgagccaaaatgaagagtcctatgctacgtggatggaactggagggtattatgctaagcgaaattagagaaagacacatatcgtatgccttcactcatatgaggactttaagacaaagaacagatgaacacaagggaagggaagcaaaaataatataaaaacagatggtgacaaaacacaagagagttaaatatggagaacaaacagggttactggaggggttgggggaggagggggatgggctaaataagtaaggagcattaaggaatctactcctgaaatcattgttgcactatatgctaacttggatgtaagccttaaaaaataaatttaaagagatttttaaccaaccaagccacccaggcaccccctttttttaatcacaaaattcTATTAGGGTAAGTTTTATTATCTACATTGAGAGAGATAAAATTGGAGCACAGAGATTAAATCATATCATAGGTGACACAGCTCTGAATTTATCCTAGGTCCTTTTGACTTAAAGTCTGAACTCGTAAGGAGTATCCAATGGCCACCTCACCTCACTTACATGGTTGCCTTCCTCTGAAAAGAGTGGTTGAGGATCATTGGAATAAACCATCTGGGACTTTGAGAGCTATACTTCCGGGGGTCACGATTTTCCTGCCCTGAACTCCAGTAAATTCCTGCACTTTCACTGGGTCTGTTTGCATCTCCAGTAGACCACACTCTGGGTGTTGGTTGAAGATCACTTACTCTAGTAACCCTTCTTTGCCTCCCTCATAAAGGACAAGGCCACATTCCAAGATACGTCAGTGGCAGGATGTTTGCTCCGTGTTTTCCAATGGGAATCTGACTGAGCTGGACTTCAGTAACAGCAAGCTTAACGCTTTTTCAATGAAGAAACTCTGTTATGAGCTGAGAAATCCAAGGTGCAAACTCCAAAAACTGACGTAAGTGTGAGACCCTCACAGTGTGAAAAATTCCATCGGAAGATAATCCAATGTCTTCCTTGGGATTATTGCATTGAGTGTCTGTTTTCCAGAAAGTAAGTTCAGGTGCTCGGGAGAATAAAATAAGTGCCCTTTATGAGCAAAACTTCTCCTTGGGCAAAGACCCAACACCCTGCCGTGTGTGGTCTTGCACGAGAGAAACGCATAGGCCAACTAGTTTTTCCATAAGACCTCTGCATGACTCTGCTGTCTTGAGCTGGATATGAAGGAGTAGAAGACTTGTAGGATGTGGTGGAGACCAAGCGCTTGAGGAGAGCCAGAGTTCATGTGGAGTCTAGGTGAAGCGTTGTGTCTTAAGGAAAGGTGGATAGTTTGCAGTGaagcatttgttcattcagtgaATACCTAGCATCTCTTCTCTGTTCTGAGGTTATAGCAGTGAACAGAACAGATacttcctgccttcctggagcTCACAGTGTTGGAGAAACAGACGTAAATGATCAGGGTAGTGTAGGAGACCGTGACCTCTCCCAAAGCGGGGGGAAATCCGTTCAGGGACTCAGGAGAGGTCCTTCTTGTATCTAAAAGTGCCAAGCCTCCTCTCTCACACCCTATCTAAAAGGTAtttgagtaaaaagaaaaataaaagatacttgaGTAAAGACCGAGTTGTGGAGCTGAAGCATCATTCTGGACTGAAGCCTCTCTCACATGATGTAAATAGAGATCACAGGGCCTTAAATCTGGCTTGAAGGTGGCGAAGAATGGAGGTGGCTCTTGAAGGGGGAGCCAGGGAAGAGCTACGTGACCAAGGACAGAGTGAGTGGCTCTTGTTGGATAAGGTGTTGGGTTGGATGCTCTCGAGTTCAGGCCAACTGATTCTGTCCTGCTGTCCCTCTGCAATTCGGTGCTACCTCAAGGTCTGAGGATCAGAAGCATGTGTTGACTCAGTGAGTTAAGAGACAAGGATTTGGCAGTAATGACTCCCCTCAAACCTGAGGGCGCTGGCTCCAACACCTGGGAGGCAGCCTTAAACATCCTGCTTGACGATCTGCTTTTTcatccttccccctttccctcactcttGGTCTTCTCACTTAGTACTAAAGATGAGGAGAAATTAATTTAAGAGAAAACAAGAGGAGAGATGTGTTCTCACTAGGCAGTACTGGGTTGGTGTGGGGGACACCCACCCCAAGGAAGAGTGGGGGGTTGATTTCTGATTTAATACATCCAACTGTGCTTTGGATGTATCCAAATTTGGATGAATCCAAATCAGTTTTTGGATTCCTCTTGTATATGCACGTCCTTGAGGGAGGGTGTgcgtatgcacgtgtgtgtgtgcaagcatgcATATGCATGGGTGTGGTAGAAAAGCGAGATGAGGAAGCACTCCCCTCCATGAGGctaccctcctccccacctctcttcccCAGGTGCAAATCAATAACTCCTGTGAGGATTCTGAAGGAACTTGTCCTTGTCCTGTATGGTAACCACAGGCTGACACACCTGAACTTGAGCTCGAACAACCTGGGAATTCCCGTGTCCACGATGATCTTTAAAACCTTGAGGCACTCAGCCTGCAACATCCAGTATCTGTGGTAAGTCTCTGGTTTTCTGGCTTGGTCCCCAAGGTCACCCCACAGTTCAGGGCTGCATTGGGAGGATGGGACTCAGCACGGCAGCAAAAGGCTGTAGAGAAAGATGAGCAAAGGGAACGCGCATGGGTACAGAGCAGTGCTTTGCAAAATTCTTGCCTGCCAGAGCCACCTGAGGGGGCGTGTTAAAAGGCAGGGGCCTGGAACCCACCCCCTGAGCCCCAGCAGGGCttctgggtgggtggtgggggctgGCAGCATTTCTAACAGGCTCCAAGGTGGCGCTGGACCCTGGATCACACTCTGAGTAGCACTGACTTGGAGACCATCCTGCCAGGAGAAAGGGTGAAGAACAAGGAGAAACTGGCTTTTGGTTGTGAAGCAAGGGGGACTCCAAATGAAGATCCCTCTTCACCAGGAGTAACTGCCTGTGTTGGGGCCTCTCTGGTAGGTTGGAATCCTGTGGCCTCACCCCTCTAGCCTGTCGTCATCTCTTTCTGGAGCTCAGCAAGAACTCGAGTGTGCGCTTCCTCAGCCTGGGGGACAATGATCTCTCTGGTGTTGAGGTGAAAAGTCTGCAGGGGCCCTCGGAGATGCCCGAGTCTTCCCTGAAGGAGTTGTCGTAAGCCTTCCTGCCTTGTCTAAATAGCATCTTTGGGGAGTCTTGGGGAACATCCCATTGTAGTTACCCATCCCACGGACACATTCCCCGTCTTCACGCTTTCCACCTTCCTCCTTAGGGCTCTGTCTTGGCCAGTTTTGCCCTCACCTTGACTGTGGTGTCTCTCCTGCCAGTCTCCCCTAAACCCAGTGGTTTTAAACTGGTGGTGATCTTGTCCTCCAGGGGACAGTGTCTGGACATTGACTTGGTCCTCACAATTTGGAGGGGAAGATGCTACTGGCATGTAGTGGGTGAAGACTAGGTGTGATCAATATCCTTCAATGCACTCGAGAATCCCCCCACACAAGCCCCCACCTCCACACCAGCACCACAAAGAATGTTCTTGACCAAAGGTCAGTAGGGTTGAGAATGAGCAACCTTACCTTGACCCACTTTTTTCTCCTGGAAGCTTTTGTTCTTTATACAGTTTAATCTTTCACGATGTCTGGGTCCCAGATGTGTGGCCTAAGGGACTGAGAGTGTGAGAAAGAAAACGTGGGCATGTCTGAGGCTCGCGCTGTACCTGTGCCTTCCTCTGCAGCCTGGAGAAATGCAACCTGTCAGCAGCCAGCTATCAGGATCTAGCTTTGTACCTCACCAGTACCCAGAGAACAAGTCGACTGTGCCTGGGATTTAATCCGCTCAGAGACGAGGGCGTGAGGCTCTTGTGTGCTTCCCTGACTCACCACGAGTGTGCCTTAGAGAGATTGGTGTGAGTGTCTCCTGGTGTTTCTAGAAATGACTCTGCTTGGGGGTGGGCATGGAGGAAAACAATGGGCCCTTCATTTGGGAcccgtttcttttttctttttttaatttttaaaaatgttttatttatttttgaaggagagacagagcatgagcaggggaggagcagagagagagggggacacagaatccaacgcaggctccaggctctaagctgtcagtgcagagcctgatgcagggctcgaactcacaaaccgtgagatcatgacctgagccgaagttggatgcttaaccaactgagccacccaggcgcccccacttggGACCCATTTCTATCACTGAACACTAACACACATCGAGCAAGTACTCCATGTGCCTGGCATTGTtctaaatgcagattctgagtaGCACCCTCAATCTGTTGAATCAATCTCTGGGGGTTGTGCCAAGGAATTCAGTTTTAACAAGGATACCAGGAAATTACCATTTAGTCAACCTATATCTGAGCTCCTTCATCCCAGCACAGCTGGGCACCAAGGTTGGGGTGGTGGATAAGACAGAGAAGCTTCCTGCCTGTGAGGAGGGTGTAGATGGATGAGtgagataccaaaaaaaaaaaaaaaaaaaaaaaaaaaacaaaaaaaaaaaacagtagttgAGCGAGGAAGACACAGTGGAATGAGTAGACAAGGCATGGTGTGTTGGTTTCCTGGTAAGGTCTCCCACTGACCTGAGGAGGTGACACTGAAGCAGAGACTGAAGGAACCAGACACAGAGAagtaagaggaaggaaagctcCCAAGACTGGAGTGTTGTAGGAACATCCAGAGGACTCGTAAGGCTGGAGTAATGTGAGCGAGGGGGATAATGGGAATATGCCCTGGCCGTGTACGAATCTGTTTTGTTTGGAGCAAGGTGGAAAGTCCTCTGAGGACTGGAGGTTGTACAGGGACAGACTCTGAACGATCGCCTGGACTGCTGTTGAAGGGTAGACTATAATGGAAGCAAAAATAGGAGGCAGCAAGTGCCTGTTGATCAAGCAAAAGGATGAATACAAATCAGCCAGGTGAGGTGGTGGGACTTCAGGGCATACGTGAAGGTACAGCCAGTAGGGCTTCCTGATGGGTCAGTGGTGGTTGAAGAGGGAAAGGGACCAGGAACCAGGAATGCCCCACAGGTGGTGGGTTTGCCAGCTGGGTGAAAGGCGCTGCCATTTTCTGACCAGAGAAGATGGGAGGCTGAGGTTTGGATGTTAAGATTGGGACATGGGAACGTGAGATGCCTATTAACCAACCACGTAAAGCTGTTGTATGTATGTAGGACTGTAGGTCTCAAGGAGGTTGTTGGGTGGGGATGAGTCCACTGGCAGTGGTAGGTGCCAAGTGTCATTTCGATGGGTTTTCCCAAAACTGGATATTGTTCAGGTGagcataaaaggagaaaaaggccaAGGGTCTTGAGGCACATCCAAGGGGGTGTATGGTGAAAGACCACAGAATCTGAGCTAGGGACTAAAAGGTtagcactctcagcacagagcttcaaAGAACCGGAATATTAGTAAGTAATTCATTCATAGGTAATATGAACTAATATAACATGACCGTTATAGGTTACATTATAtttatcccatttataattacacctATATAAGATActttaatatatatgcatattaataatacataatatatgaaatatataaaaatcttatATAACTGCAcattatatgtgatatatgttACATGATAACATATGTACACCATGTATGTATCTGTTATATACCTAGATATCTAATATATGCCATATATTTCAaacatgtatactatatatatctaATGCATAAATAATCTGTTACATATCTCctatataactatatatcacATGTAACATATATAATTCACATGATATATGCTACACGGTAGCATTATCATATGTATGTACACCATGTATAAATGTCTGTTATACCTATATGtctaatatatacaaatgtctaACATGTATCTGTATTCTAGATCTCCTACAACTTGTATTGCATACTGCACTTTTTTTGACATGTGAAAAGTcgtacatatttaatatatacaaatcgGTGAGTTAGGGGAGAAGGACACATCCATGAGACCATCATGGCCATATGGTGGCCATATGACTACTGTTAAGGGCATAAACATATCCATCTCCTTCCAAAGTTTCCTTCTGTACccttttttattaactttttttttttgtagctaaGACTTAACATAGAAAATTTAAGCACGTAAAAAATCTGAATCTTGGAGAGCtttacacaatacagtattgttagctaTAAGCACAACACTATATGGTACATCTTCAGAACTTAATCCTTTTGTGTTACGCAAACTTGGCATGCTTTGAGCATCcctttgttgttattatttttttttaaccaaacacTAAGGACCGGCATGTTCACGGTGTGCTCATTGCAGAAGTCTGGGGAAGGATAAGTAAGCACAGATACTCAGCATTTCCTGGGTGGGGGTTCAGGGGGACACCATGGCTGAACTCAACACCATAGTTGAGGTGGGGCTTGAGCCTTGTGTCCCCAGTGTTCTTGGTTTGGGTTGCTTTCCTGAGCATCTGTCTCCATGGCTCTTGCCCCACAGGCTCTGGTTCTGCCAGCTCGGTACACCCAGTTGCAAGTACTTGTCAGATGCTCTCCTCAAGAACAAGAGTTTGACCCATCTGAACCTGAGGAAGAATAACCTGAGAGATGAGGGAGTGAAGTTTCTGTGTAAGGCCTTGAGTCGTCCGGACTGCAGCCTCCAGAACCTGGAGTAAGTTCCATTGCCTCCCTGCCCTTTGGACGATGAGAAGAGACCATGTGAATTGACCTGCAGATGCCTGCGTTCCAAATGGGACTGAAGTCCTGGGTGTAGACGTGATGGCTCACACAGAGAAGCTTCGGGCTCTATTGGAAGGTCGTGAGGGGATGGGTTACTGGGATGATTGTTAAGGACCAACCACAATGTGTGCTGGGAGTCCCCAAGACCACCCCAGGAGCTTGATGACTCACAGAGGACTCCACTCTGTGTGCAGTCCAGATTAGTGGCTGTGGTTTATTACAATGAAGGGAGGAAAAGCAAAATTAGTAAAGGGGAAAGGTGCATGGGGTGAAATCCAGAGGAAACCAGGTGCAAGCTCCCTATAGATGGCATGGGGAGAGGGTTATGCTGTTGTCCTGTCTACTTCATTTCCACCAAGGGTAGATAGAGTACCCGGGGTGTCTCAGACCTCCTGACCAGCACCCTTTTCTTCTCAGGGCTCTGGATGACAAGTCTCACTTTGGCATCTCTCCTTTCCTTGGGAGACTGTGAGATGGGCTCGGTATATAGAGCAAAGTCTAAGGACTCCAGGattgttatttttccctttgtgtttgttttgcagtTTGTCAGATTGTTCTTTCACAGCGGAAGGCTGTCAGGAGCTCGCTAATGCCCTCCAGCATAATTGTAACATGAAAATTTTGGATATCGGGAGCAATGACATTCAGGATGATGGAGTGAAACACCTGTGTGAGGTCCTAAAACAGCCAAAGTGTGCATTGAACACGCTTGGGTGAGTTGACCCTGTTCTCTTTGTAGGAAGCCCCCATCTCTACTTTTGGGGTAGGAAGGAATAGATGGGGTCACCTGGGGGTTCAAGAAGGTGGGGAACAAAGGACTAAATTCTCCTGTTAAAAATTTCTTCTCAACAATAAGACTCCAGTTCAGAGACAGAAGTTCATACCACTCACCCCCTCCTTGGAATATTAATACTCTTTTCAATTGGTAACTTTTGGATAGTAGGTGGGGGGCAGATACAGCCTGTTTCCTGGCCCCAGAGTCTTTTCTGTCTAAGGGGAAGTCTGATTTTAACTATAAGATGATGTGTTTGTTTAGCAAACTAAGATGGTTTAGACTCCAGGAATAGGAGTTTGGGTTAAGTGTGGCTTACATGCTAGCTATTTTTCACATAGGTAGTGATTctactcactctcaaaaaatgttaagagattctacagtatt
The sequence above is a segment of the Leopardus geoffroyi isolate Oge1 chromosome E2, O.geoffroyi_Oge1_pat1.0, whole genome shotgun sequence genome. Coding sequences within it:
- the NLRP13 gene encoding NACHT, LRR and PYD domains-containing protein 13 isoform X2: MSSSANIYVDDGSYNKLLSYLMGLDQPQLEEFKICLQSSQLLLGNFQQIPWANLKAIDPTNLLCLLSEYFSERQIWEVTLSIFDNMNLTSQCTEVRAMMNEIAQTQGSQDPSQEEPEVPEEEKDHRRRYRERMKAKILTMWDNIPWPEDHIYLRNVTEKEHEGLKSLLYPNRTGAQPQTIVLEGLAGVGKTTLAMKVVLHWAEGFLFHQRFSYVFFISCHKVRDMKDTTLAGLLSWDWPDSQAPIEALMSRPESLLFVIDGFEEMDVPSTLDESPPCKDWYQQLPVNRILFYLLKKELVPLATLLITTKEYRTNDLKKLLLNPWFVQIVGFTEGDREEYFTRYFGDQNKAKKILHWVRKNESLFHFCSAPMVCWTVCSCLKRQMARNPHFQLSTQTTTSLYVYFFSSLLATAEVSLSDQSWPDQWRALCSLAAEGMWFWKFTFAKKDLKHRHLEAPVIGSLLRLNILRKVSDCEDCVTFTHQSFQVFLGAMFYVLRGMRGSIGGPPKHQEMKALLNDALADTNFYWNQMALFFFGLLKRNLAEELEDTLHCKMSHRTTDELLEWADELESYDLVSSCFEFLHFFECLYETQEENFVRQILSHLLEADVDIFGSLQLQVSSFCLKHCQRLSKLRLSVSSAIPQTELTFNLETLETRPHSKIRQWQDVCSVFSNGNLTELDFSNSKLNAFSMKKLCYELRNPRCKLQKLTCKSITPVRILKELVLVLYGNHRLTHLNLSSNNLGIPVSTMIFKTLRHSACNIQYLWLESCGLTPLACRHLFLELSKNSSVRFLSLGDNDLSGVEVKSLQGPSEMPESSLKELSLEKCNLSAASYQDLALYLTSTQRTSRLCLGFNPLRDEGVRLLCASLTHHECALERLVLWFCQLGTPSCKYLSDALLKNKSLTHLNLRKNNLRDEGVKFLCKALSRPDCSLQNLDLSDCSFTAEGCQELANALQHNCNMKILDIGSNDIQDDGVKHLCEVLKQPKCALNTLGLEKCNLTPACCQYLSSVLRSSKSLFNLNLLGNDLEPRGVSTLWKALKKSTCKLQKLGLEKELYNIVKGELEELQERGSFLRVK
- the NLRP13 gene encoding NACHT, LRR and PYD domains-containing protein 13 isoform X4 → MSSSANIYVDDGSYNKLLSYLMGLDQPQLEEFKICLQSSQLLLGNFQQIPWANLKAIDPTNLLCLLSEYFSERQIWEVTLSIFDNMNLTSQCTEVRAMMNEIAQTQGSQDPSQEEPEVPEEEKDHRRRYRERMKAKILTMWDNIPWPEDHIYLRNVTEKEHEGLKSLLYPNRTGAQPQTIVLEGLAGVGKTTLAMKVVLHWAEGFLFHQRFSYVFFISCHKVRDMKDTTLAGLLSWDWPDSQAPIEALMSRPESLLFVIDGFEEMDVPSTLDESPPCKDWYQQLPVNRILFYLLKKELVPLATLLITTKEYRTNDLKKLLLNPWFVQIVGFTEGDREEYFTRYFGDQNKAKKILHWVRKNESLFHFCSAPMVCWTVCSCLKRQMARNPHFQLSTQTTTSLYVYFFSSLLATAEVSLSDQSWPDQWRALCSLAAEGMWFWKFTFAKKDLKHRHLEAPVIGSLLRLNILRKVSDCEDCVTFTHQSFQVFLGAMFYVLRGMRGSIGGPPKHQEMKALLNDALADTNFYWNQMALFFFGLLKRNLAEELEDTLHCKMSHRTTDELLEWADELESYDLVSSCFEFLHFFECLYETQEENFVRQILSHLLEADVDIFGSLQLQVSSFCLKHCQRLSKLRLSVSSAIPQTELTFNLETLETRPHSKIRQWQDVCSVFSNGNLTELDFSNSKLNAFSMKKLCYELRNPRCKLQKLTCKSITPVRILKELVLVLYGNHRLTHLNLSSNNLGIPVSTMIFKTLRHSACNIQYLWLWFCQLGTPSCKYLSDALLKNKSLTHLNLRKNNLRDEGVKFLCKALSRPDCSLQNLDLSDCSFTAEGCQELANALQHNCNMKILDIGSNDIQDDGVKHLCEVLKQPKCALNTLGLEKCNLTPACCQYLSSVLRSSKSLFNLNLLGNDLEPRGVSTLWKALKKSTCKLQKLGLEKELYNIVKGELEELQERGSFLRVKCKWDFNDLEDKWWW
- the NLRP13 gene encoding NACHT, LRR and PYD domains-containing protein 13 isoform X1, whose amino-acid sequence is MSSSANIYVDDGSYNKLLSYLMGLDQPQLEEFKICLQSSQLLLGNFQQIPWANLKAIDPTNLLCLLSEYFSERQIWEVTLSIFDNMNLTSQCTEVRAMMNEIAQTQGSQDPSQEEPEVPEEEKDHRRRYRERMKAKILTMWDNIPWPEDHIYLRNVTEKEHEGLKSLLYPNRTGAQPQTIVLEGLAGVGKTTLAMKVVLHWAEGFLFHQRFSYVFFISCHKVRDMKDTTLAGLLSWDWPDSQAPIEALMSRPESLLFVIDGFEEMDVPSTLDESPPCKDWYQQLPVNRILFYLLKKELVPLATLLITTKEYRTNDLKKLLLNPWFVQIVGFTEGDREEYFTRYFGDQNKAKKILHWVRKNESLFHFCSAPMVCWTVCSCLKRQMARNPHFQLSTQTTTSLYVYFFSSLLATAEVSLSDQSWPDQWRALCSLAAEGMWFWKFTFAKKDLKHRHLEAPVIGSLLRLNILRKVSDCEDCVTFTHQSFQVFLGAMFYVLRGMRGSIGGPPKHQEMKALLNDALADTNFYWNQMALFFFGLLKRNLAEELEDTLHCKMSHRTTDELLEWADELESYDLVSSCFEFLHFFECLYETQEENFVRQILSHLLEADVDIFGSLQLQVSSFCLKHCQRLSKLRLSVSSAIPQTELTFNLETLETRPHSKIRQWQDVCSVFSNGNLTELDFSNSKLNAFSMKKLCYELRNPRCKLQKLTCKSITPVRILKELVLVLYGNHRLTHLNLSSNNLGIPVSTMIFKTLRHSACNIQYLWLESCGLTPLACRHLFLELSKNSSVRFLSLGDNDLSGVEVKSLQGPSEMPESSLKELSLEKCNLSAASYQDLALYLTSTQRTSRLCLGFNPLRDEGVRLLCASLTHHECALERLVLWFCQLGTPSCKYLSDALLKNKSLTHLNLRKNNLRDEGVKFLCKALSRPDCSLQNLDLSDCSFTAEGCQELANALQHNCNMKILDIGSNDIQDDGVKHLCEVLKQPKCALNTLGLEKCNLTPACCQYLSSVLRSSKSLFNLNLLGNDLEPRGVSTLWKALKKSTCKLQKLGLEKELYNIVKGELEELQERGSFLRVKCKWDFNDLEDKWWW
- the NLRP13 gene encoding NACHT, LRR and PYD domains-containing protein 13 isoform X3; this translates as MSSSANIYVDDGSYNKLLSYLMGLDQPQLEEFKICLQSSQLLLGNFQQIPWANLKAIDPTNLLCLLSEYFSERQIWEVTLSIFDNMNLTSQCTEVRAMMNEIAQTQGSQDPSQEEPEVPEEEKDHRRRYRERMKAKILTMWDNIPWPEDHIYLRNVTEKEHEGLKSLLYPNRTGAQPQTIVLEGLAGVGKTTLAMKVVLHWAEGFLFHQRFSYVFFISCHKVRDMKDTTLAGLLSWDWPDSQAPIEALMSRPESLLFVIDGFEEMDVPSTLDESPPCKDWYQQLPVNRILFYLLKKELVPLATLLITTKEYRTNDLKKLLLNPWFVQIVGFTEGDREEYFTRYFGDQNKAKKILHWVRKNESLFHFCSAPMVCWTVCSCLKRQMARNPHFQLSTQTTTSLYVYFFSSLLATAEVSLSDQSWPDQWRALCSLAAEGMWFWKFTFAKKDLKHRHLEAPVIGSLLRLNILRKVSDCEDCVTFTHQSFQVFLGAMFYVLRGMRGSIGGPPKHQEMKALLNDALADTNFYWNQMALFFFGLLKRNLAEELEDTLHCKMSHRTTDELLEWADELESYDLVSSCFEFLHFFECLYETQEENFVRQILSHLLEADVDIFGSLQLQVSSFCLKHCQRLSKLRLSVSSAIPQTELTFNLETLETRPHSKIRQWQDVCSVFSNGNLTELDFSNSKLNAFSMKKLCYELRNPRCKLQKLTCKSITPVRILKELVLVLYGNHRLTHLNLSSNNLGIPVSTMIFKTLRHSACNIQYLWLESCGLTPLACRHLFLELSKNSSVRFLSLGDNDLSGVEVKSLQGPSEMPESSLKELSLWFCQLGTPSCKYLSDALLKNKSLTHLNLRKNNLRDEGVKFLCKALSRPDCSLQNLDLSDCSFTAEGCQELANALQHNCNMKILDIGSNDIQDDGVKHLCEVLKQPKCALNTLGLEKCNLTPACCQYLSSVLRSSKSLFNLNLLGNDLEPRGVSTLWKALKKSTCKLQKLGLEKELYNIVKGELEELQERGSFLRVKCKWDFNDLEDKWWW